In Pectobacterium aroidearum, the following are encoded in one genomic region:
- a CDS encoding NIPSNAP family protein yields the protein MRTVEILQYTLRKGSGAAFHAIMQEISVPLHRRHGIDVVSFGNSLHDPDCYYLIRAFDSAESMTTILETFYASDDWRSGPREEIIRSIETSMKTVISLPQESVEGLRVQS from the coding sequence TTGAGAACCGTCGAAATACTGCAATACACCTTACGCAAAGGCAGCGGTGCCGCTTTTCATGCCATCATGCAGGAAATCAGCGTTCCCCTACACCGACGCCACGGGATCGACGTTGTTTCCTTTGGCAACTCGCTTCATGACCCGGATTGCTACTACCTGATTCGCGCCTTTGACAGTGCTGAAAGCATGACTACGATTCTTGAAACTTTTTACGCAAGCGATGACTGGCGCAGCGGCCCACGCGAAGAGATTATTCGCAGTATCGAAACCAGCATGAAAACAGTTATAAGTCTGCCGCAGGAAAGCGTGGAAGGGCTGCGGGTGCAATCGTAG
- a CDS encoding UvrD-helicase domain-containing protein: MTIKQTEEILDSNIYNYLTGTQKHSFLLYAGAGSGKTRTLVNVLEMILKSHSEEFRLRGKRIAVITYTNAACDEIKRRVKFNKLIDVSTIHSFLWELIRYHSSDIKSWLMENISAEIADLRDIQSRTTRVSQASLERERKIVSKEKRLQNLSDVYKFTYNPTGDNRTKDSLNHSEVIKLGSYFLDRKYTMQKILVNRHPILLIDESQDTNKLLMNALLEVEKNNRDTFSVGLLGDMMQRIYSDGKSDLEACLDEHWKKPEKSINYRSPKRVVALINLIRSQVDNHKQKAKEDAEEGYVRIFIKECHSDNKDRDESFVKQRMREITLDDDWENHDSLVNTLILEHHMAATRMGFIDMFTPLYQIERLKTGLLEGSLGNINFICGIVSPLISACIKNDTFTITNILRTNAPLLKREHLLKNTNNTSPLTQIRSSLDMLKSFISKNPELITIDLLHKINEIKLLDVPDSIQEILESNDNSQDDIIEAWQKSFSSPLYQFDKYYNYVKGKTNIDTHQGVKGLEFPRVLVLIDDSEAKGFMFSYDKLFGIKEKTKTDLDNEKEGKDTSEDRTRRLFYVTCSRAQKSLAILAYTDNTEMLRKNLLHKGWFDSSEIEII, encoded by the coding sequence ATGACTATCAAGCAAACTGAGGAAATATTAGATTCTAATATATATAATTATTTAACAGGCACTCAAAAGCATAGTTTCCTTCTTTATGCTGGAGCTGGCTCTGGTAAAACTAGAACTTTAGTTAATGTTCTGGAAATGATTTTGAAGAGTCACTCAGAAGAGTTCAGGCTAAGAGGAAAAAGAATAGCCGTGATAACATACACCAATGCGGCTTGTGATGAAATAAAAAGAAGAGTTAAATTCAACAAATTAATAGATGTGTCTACAATTCATAGTTTCCTATGGGAGCTAATTAGATATCACTCCAGTGATATAAAATCTTGGTTAATGGAAAACATTTCTGCGGAGATAGCTGATTTAAGGGACATACAAAGCAGAACAACTAGAGTTTCTCAAGCTTCTTTAGAAAGAGAAAGAAAAATAGTTTCCAAAGAAAAACGTCTGCAAAACTTATCAGACGTATATAAATTCACATATAACCCTACCGGAGATAATAGAACTAAAGACTCTCTAAATCATTCAGAAGTCATTAAACTCGGATCTTATTTTCTAGATAGAAAATATACTATGCAGAAAATATTGGTTAATCGCCATCCAATTCTTTTAATTGATGAAAGCCAAGATACTAACAAACTGCTAATGAATGCATTACTCGAAGTTGAGAAAAATAACAGAGATACATTCTCGGTGGGTCTGTTAGGGGACATGATGCAAAGGATATACTCTGATGGTAAAAGTGATTTAGAGGCATGCCTTGACGAACACTGGAAAAAACCTGAAAAAAGCATTAACTATCGTTCTCCAAAAAGAGTGGTCGCTTTAATTAATTTAATTAGAAGCCAAGTGGATAATCATAAGCAAAAGGCCAAAGAAGATGCCGAGGAAGGATATGTAAGAATTTTTATAAAAGAATGTCATTCTGATAATAAAGATAGAGATGAATCTTTTGTAAAGCAAAGAATGAGAGAAATTACTTTAGATGATGATTGGGAAAACCATGATTCATTAGTAAACACCCTAATATTAGAACATCATATGGCCGCAACACGTATGGGCTTTATAGACATGTTCACTCCTCTCTATCAAATTGAGCGATTAAAAACAGGGCTTTTAGAGGGCTCTCTGGGTAATATAAATTTCATTTGTGGAATTGTTTCCCCCTTAATATCCGCCTGCATTAAAAATGATACCTTTACTATCACTAACATTTTACGAACAAATGCCCCCTTATTAAAAAGAGAACATCTTTTAAAAAATACAAATAATACCTCACCACTTACACAAATCAGAAGCTCTCTTGATATGTTAAAGAGTTTTATTTCTAAAAACCCCGAACTCATCACAATTGATTTACTGCATAAGATAAATGAAATAAAATTACTTGACGTCCCAGATTCTATACAAGAAATACTAGAAAGTAATGATAACTCACAAGATGATATCATTGAAGCTTGGCAGAAATCTTTTAGCTCTCCTTTATATCAATTTGATAAATATTATAATTATGTCAAAGGGAAGACAAACATCGATACTCATCAAGGAGTTAAAGGTCTAGAATTCCCTCGTGTTCTAGTTTTAATTGATGATTCTGAGGCTAAAGGTTTTATGTTTAGTTATGACAAACTTTTCGGTATTAAAGAAAAAACAAAAACTGATTTAGATAATGAGAAAGAAGGTAAAGATACTAGTGAAGACAGAACTAGACGACTATTTTACGTCACATGTAGCCGAGCACAAAAAAGCCTCGCCATTCTTGCTTATACAGATAATACAGAAATGCTAAGAAAAAACCTATTACATAAAGGATGGTTTGATTCGAGTGAAATAGAAATAATTTAA
- a CDS encoding AAA family ATPase: MRINFIEIKNFRKLKSVRIDIAEKTTLFVGANNSGKTAAMEALGHFLVDASRFSVNDLTLCNWAKIKDITEQWLTEENIDLDKSQEALSDLFPFMDIWIEAKENELQYVNHILPTLEWNGGLIGVRLRYEPKKFDVFFEDFISSRQNSLDIHDRISERIDKENYTIALWPKDIYEYLSRKLNSLFTIKCYSLDPSKLELSDNGIAKPQRIDSKQTLLDGIPLKDLIRIDEINAQRGFGSPSAADKENSKLNTQLRDYYSKHLNPIESPELSDIEALQAIRDAQDTFDERLKNCFSQAIKEVEGLNYPGVTDPKLKISTKIEPIDGLNHDSAVQYELTNALSNVSLDYLRLPESYNGLGYQNLISIAFRLMGFRDSWMKVGKATNKKLADDNQEDFPAPLHLVLIEEPEAHLHAQVQQIFIRKAYDILRNHNNLGDKEELHTQLIISTHSSHIAHECKFSSLRYFRRIPACKEHEIPVSTVINLSNVFGVNDDTEKFVIRYLKATHCDLFFADAVILVEGPAERILVPHLIRRHYPFLNQSYITLLEIGGSHAHRLKNLIVSLNLLTLIITDLDPKDSQDGKVKPSKKGSGFVTSNTTLASWVPEVTGVDELYKLTEDKKEKKYNEFFYVYSAFQIPVLAEFKGVNQEFLPNTFEDSLVYNNLDFFSNLTGNGLVKKFKASITNCKNAEEFGEESFSHLSKGNKAEFALDILYHDESDKLNTPNYISNGLKWLEEKIKIKQLELVSDLASDGETK, translated from the coding sequence ATGAGAATAAATTTCATTGAAATTAAGAATTTCAGAAAGTTGAAGTCTGTCCGCATAGATATTGCAGAAAAAACCACTCTCTTTGTTGGTGCTAACAATAGCGGTAAAACGGCTGCAATGGAGGCCTTAGGACATTTCCTCGTTGATGCCTCGCGGTTTAGCGTAAATGATTTGACACTTTGCAATTGGGCAAAAATAAAAGATATCACTGAACAATGGTTAACTGAGGAAAATATAGATCTTGATAAATCACAGGAAGCTTTATCAGATCTCTTTCCTTTCATGGATATTTGGATCGAAGCGAAAGAAAATGAGCTCCAATATGTTAACCATATACTCCCAACGTTAGAGTGGAATGGAGGTTTAATTGGAGTAAGACTGAGATATGAACCCAAGAAATTTGATGTTTTCTTTGAGGATTTCATATCTTCCCGCCAAAATTCATTAGATATACACGACCGAATTTCTGAGCGGATTGATAAAGAAAATTACACAATAGCATTGTGGCCTAAAGATATTTATGAATATCTTTCAAGAAAGTTGAATTCACTGTTTACAATCAAGTGTTATAGCTTAGATCCTTCAAAACTAGAATTATCTGATAATGGGATAGCCAAACCCCAAAGAATAGACAGTAAGCAAACATTACTTGATGGCATACCTCTCAAAGATCTAATAAGAATTGATGAGATCAATGCACAACGTGGCTTTGGAAGCCCCTCAGCTGCCGACAAAGAGAATAGCAAATTAAACACACAGTTAAGAGATTATTATTCTAAACATCTCAACCCAATAGAAAGCCCTGAATTATCGGATATTGAAGCTCTACAAGCCATTCGTGATGCTCAGGATACATTTGATGAAAGATTAAAAAACTGTTTCTCCCAAGCCATAAAAGAAGTTGAAGGCCTCAACTATCCAGGAGTAACTGATCCTAAATTAAAAATCTCCACAAAAATAGAACCAATTGATGGCTTAAATCACGATTCAGCAGTTCAATATGAGTTAACTAATGCTTTAAGCAATGTATCTTTAGACTATCTAAGATTGCCAGAGAGTTATAATGGGCTAGGTTATCAAAACTTAATCTCAATTGCATTTAGACTAATGGGGTTCAGAGATAGTTGGATGAAAGTTGGCAAAGCTACAAATAAAAAATTAGCAGACGACAATCAAGAGGATTTTCCAGCTCCCCTGCATTTGGTTTTGATTGAGGAACCTGAAGCTCACTTGCATGCACAAGTGCAACAAATCTTCATTAGGAAAGCATATGATATATTGAGGAATCATAACAATTTAGGCGATAAAGAAGAGCTTCATACACAACTCATTATAAGCACACATTCAAGCCATATTGCCCACGAGTGTAAATTTTCTTCTTTACGATACTTTAGAAGAATTCCTGCTTGTAAAGAACATGAGATCCCTGTATCAACAGTAATCAATCTTTCCAATGTTTTTGGTGTAAATGATGATACAGAAAAATTTGTAATAAGATACCTAAAGGCAACACATTGTGATTTATTCTTTGCAGATGCAGTAATTCTTGTTGAAGGTCCTGCCGAGAGGATTTTAGTTCCTCACTTAATTAGAAGACACTACCCTTTCTTAAATCAAAGCTACATTACCTTATTAGAGATTGGTGGTAGCCATGCACATCGGCTAAAGAATCTGATTGTTAGTTTGAATCTTTTAACTCTAATTATTACGGATTTAGACCCTAAGGATTCACAAGATGGCAAGGTTAAACCCTCTAAGAAAGGCAGCGGTTTCGTTACAAGTAATACAACACTTGCAAGTTGGGTTCCAGAAGTTACCGGTGTCGATGAATTGTATAAACTCACGGAAGATAAGAAAGAAAAGAAATATAATGAATTCTTTTATGTTTACTCAGCTTTTCAGATTCCTGTTTTGGCTGAATTCAAAGGTGTTAACCAAGAGTTTTTACCAAACACTTTCGAAGACTCTTTAGTCTACAATAATCTAGATTTTTTCAGTAATCTTACTGGTAATGGTTTAGTGAAGAAATTTAAAGCATCAATTACTAATTGCAAAAATGCAGAGGAATTTGGAGAGGAATCATTTTCACATTTATCTAAAGGTAATAAAGCTGAATTTGCATTAGATATACTTTACCATGACGAAAGCGATAAATTAAACACACCTAATTATATAAGTAATGGTCTAAAGTGGCTCGAAGAAAAGATAAAAATAAAACAATTAGAGCTTGTTTCTGATTTAGCCAGTGATGGAGAAACCAAATGA
- a CDS encoding recombinase family protein yields the protein MATFGYGRVSTTQQDTENQRLELEQAGWQIDYWFADIVSGKVPAMQRKAFSEMLSKIRDGETLVVAKLDRLGRDAIDVLQTVRALAERNIKVIVHQLGTTDLTSAAGKLLLSMLAAVAEMERDLLIERTQAGLSRAKAEGKKLGRPSKIAPEARRAIIEKKNSGTSISALAREYGVSRATIAALL from the coding sequence ATGGCTACTTTTGGCTACGGGCGTGTTTCAACAACGCAGCAGGATACTGAGAACCAGCGACTAGAGCTTGAGCAAGCTGGGTGGCAAATTGACTATTGGTTTGCCGATATTGTCAGTGGGAAGGTTCCGGCTATGCAACGTAAAGCGTTTTCTGAAATGCTTAGCAAAATTCGCGATGGTGAAACGTTGGTAGTTGCAAAACTAGACCGTCTGGGACGTGATGCGATTGATGTTCTCCAGACGGTCAGGGCACTGGCAGAGCGTAATATCAAGGTGATCGTCCACCAGCTTGGAACTACTGACCTCACTTCTGCTGCCGGTAAGCTTCTGTTGTCTATGCTGGCAGCCGTTGCGGAAATGGAGCGTGACCTACTTATTGAACGCACTCAGGCGGGGCTGTCACGAGCAAAAGCTGAAGGAAAGAAGCTGGGCAGACCGTCGAAAATCGCACCAGAAGCCCGTAGGGCGATTATAGAGAAAAAGAATAGCGGGACCAGTATCAGTGCGTTAGCGCGTGAATACGGTGTTTCCAGAGCGACTATAGCCGCGCTGCTTTAA
- a CDS encoding helix-turn-helix domain-containing protein produces MKKSLRIQFGERVKELRVATGMSQEAFADRCGFARSYMSRIERGGSNASLDAIEVLASALSVEPWQLLVFDSSEENDPELLVPYAADGTCFNPELASSRDGSFAVGDKAAQKRFGSFIEALEYLRSMETAKWRRPNSAGNWGIVSAVKWDKLRK; encoded by the coding sequence ATGAAAAAATCCCTGAGAATACAGTTTGGCGAGCGGGTAAAAGAGTTGCGCGTTGCCACCGGAATGAGCCAGGAAGCGTTTGCGGATCGGTGTGGGTTTGCACGTAGCTATATGAGCCGCATTGAACGTGGCGGTTCTAATGCATCTCTCGATGCCATTGAGGTGCTGGCTAGCGCTCTCAGTGTTGAACCGTGGCAGTTGTTAGTATTCGACTCATCCGAAGAAAACGACCCAGAACTACTGGTTCCCTATGCGGCGGATGGGACGTGCTTTAATCCCGAACTAGCGAGTAGTCGCGATGGTTCATTTGCAGTAGGAGATAAAGCCGCTCAGAAGCGTTTTGGCTCGTTTATCGAAGCTCTTGAGTATCTCCGTAGCATGGAGACGGCAAAGTGGCGTAGGCCGAATTCTGCGGGCAATTGGGGAATTGTGTCTGCTGTTAAATGGGATAAGCTTAGGAAGTAG
- a CDS encoding putative adenosine monophosphate-protein transferase Fic, which produces MSDKYGSGQDPYTYPDSDVLINKLGINDDNKFDEAERQLSELAVLDIEFEEPPYDLHYWCGLHGKIFGDLFDWAGEIRRIDISKGQTRFCTVSRIEIEANKIFTRLSNDDFLQGFERPALITQLAEYYSDLNVIHPFREGNGRSQRLLFEHMIINCGYGVSFENIGVQEWLAANVAGYHGNIRPLADIFEKSIL; this is translated from the coding sequence ATGTCTGATAAATACGGCTCAGGGCAAGATCCTTATACCTATCCTGATAGCGATGTTCTGATAAATAAGCTCGGCATCAACGATGACAATAAATTCGACGAGGCGGAACGTCAACTATCCGAGCTGGCCGTTCTTGATATTGAATTTGAAGAGCCGCCTTACGATTTGCATTATTGGTGTGGTCTGCACGGGAAAATATTCGGGGATTTATTCGATTGGGCAGGAGAAATACGGCGTATCGATATTTCTAAAGGTCAAACACGTTTCTGCACCGTATCCCGTATCGAAATTGAAGCCAATAAAATTTTTACACGGCTATCCAATGATGATTTTTTACAAGGCTTTGAACGTCCCGCGCTAATAACTCAGCTAGCTGAATATTATTCAGATTTGAATGTGATTCACCCGTTTCGGGAAGGTAATGGACGTTCTCAGCGTTTATTGTTCGAGCATATGATTATCAATTGTGGCTATGGTGTCTCTTTCGAAAATATCGGCGTTCAGGAGTGGTTAGCGGCTAACGTAGCCGGATACCACGGCAATATTCGACCATTAGCCGATATTTTTGAGAAAAGTATTCTCTGA
- a CDS encoding YhfG family protein: protein MRYEMAVLAALVQEDSPNTQSIVTATGISERKVQEVLSTLQSTMDISITRVKNGKRQALSISSWGVFGDGERLIEKLKNTDLSIFKQYRKITTKASPDKTRSPRMVTLEEKRDYYNQVKLKNYRDSMRLEGFSIEDTPLPGNKQEREALRKNLIAMYKAGGYV, encoded by the coding sequence ATGCGCTATGAAATGGCGGTACTCGCGGCTCTGGTACAAGAGGATTCTCCTAATACGCAATCTATCGTCACCGCTACAGGTATCTCTGAAAGAAAAGTACAGGAAGTATTAAGCACTCTCCAGTCAACGATGGATATCAGCATTACACGCGTAAAAAATGGCAAACGGCAAGCCTTGTCTATCTCGTCATGGGGCGTGTTTGGTGACGGAGAAAGGTTGATCGAGAAATTGAAAAATACCGATCTGTCGATATTTAAACAGTACCGGAAAATCACAACAAAAGCATCGCCAGACAAAACGCGATCCCCACGTATGGTGACGCTGGAAGAAAAGCGTGATTACTACAATCAGGTGAAACTCAAAAACTATCGGGACAGTATGCGTCTTGAAGGATTCAGCATTGAGGATACGCCACTTCCAGGCAACAAGCAGGAAAGGGAAGCGCTGAGAAAAAATCTGATTGCCATGTATAAAGCGGGTGGTTATGTCTGA
- a CDS encoding GyrI-like domain-containing protein, whose product MCDNKTDSYARRFKQVFDYIDCHLDDTLSLEKLSEVAHFSPFHFHRQFCSYCGMPPGRYIQMMRLKRASYRLAFNPLEKITDIAFDAGFQHAESFSRAFRQMFGLSPTKFRQQPPWVDWHRRISEPYKARRQTMQGQVKIINFPATPVAMLTHYGQPERINETAARFIEWRKNTGYSPVTSSQTYGIAPHDPTLTPPDEFEFHICGTVTSPIAEDSRFGVVNSVIPAGRCAVLRHQGSHDALTELAKALYRDWLPESGEELRDFPLFFHYHNFVHEVAEHELLTDIYLPLK is encoded by the coding sequence ATGTGTGATAATAAAACTGATAGTTACGCCAGACGTTTTAAACAGGTCTTTGATTATATTGACTGTCATCTCGATGACACATTATCACTGGAAAAACTCAGTGAAGTGGCTCACTTCTCGCCATTTCATTTCCATCGTCAATTTTGTAGTTATTGTGGGATGCCACCTGGTCGTTACATCCAGATGATGCGTTTAAAACGCGCATCTTATCGACTGGCTTTTAATCCGTTAGAGAAAATCACTGATATCGCGTTCGACGCCGGTTTTCAGCATGCTGAATCATTTAGTCGTGCTTTCAGGCAAATGTTTGGTCTATCACCGACGAAATTTCGCCAGCAGCCCCCTTGGGTAGATTGGCATAGACGCATATCCGAACCTTATAAAGCCAGGAGACAAACAATGCAAGGCCAGGTCAAAATCATCAATTTTCCCGCGACACCAGTCGCAATGTTGACTCATTATGGACAACCGGAGCGAATAAACGAAACTGCTGCTCGCTTTATTGAATGGCGAAAAAACACGGGTTATTCACCTGTTACCAGTAGCCAGACATACGGTATTGCACCACATGATCCTACCTTAACACCGCCGGATGAATTTGAGTTCCATATTTGCGGAACAGTAACGTCACCGATTGCGGAAGACAGTCGCTTCGGGGTGGTAAATAGCGTCATCCCTGCTGGTCGATGTGCGGTGTTGCGCCATCAGGGATCGCATGATGCGTTAACCGAGTTGGCTAAGGCTCTTTATCGCGACTGGTTGCCTGAGAGCGGAGAGGAACTGCGCGATTTCCCGCTTTTCTTCCATTACCACAACTTTGTACATGAGGTAGCGGAACATGAATTGCTCACGGATATCTATTTGCCGTTGAAATAA
- the tssB gene encoding type VI secretion system contractile sheath small subunit: MAKGTDGASVAPKERINIKYVPATGGQQAEIELPLTLMIVGNMKGRTEETPIEERQTVSIDKNNFTSVMKEAELELNFSVPNRLEEESQDDLPVKLSIGGLNDFSPDRIAQQVPELRKLLDLREALVALKGPLGNIPSFRNRLQDLLSSEEAREQLLKELDLVKPAE, encoded by the coding sequence ATGGCAAAAGGAACTGACGGTGCATCTGTCGCACCAAAGGAACGTATTAATATCAAATATGTTCCAGCCACTGGTGGTCAGCAGGCGGAAATAGAATTGCCGTTGACGCTGATGATCGTGGGAAATATGAAAGGGCGCACAGAGGAAACGCCGATCGAAGAACGTCAGACCGTCTCGATCGACAAGAACAATTTTACCTCGGTGATGAAAGAAGCAGAGCTGGAACTGAATTTCAGTGTGCCAAACCGCCTTGAAGAAGAAAGCCAGGATGACCTGCCAGTGAAACTGAGCATCGGCGGTCTGAATGATTTCTCCCCTGACCGTATCGCCCAACAGGTGCCTGAATTGCGTAAGTTGCTTGATTTACGTGAGGCGCTGGTTGCGCTGAAAGGCCCCCTCGGTAATATTCCCTCATTCCGTAATCGTTTGCAGGATCTGTTGTCCAGCGAAGAAGCCAGAGAGCAGCTTTTGAAAGAGCTCGATCTGGTAAAACCCGCCGAATAA
- the tssC gene encoding type VI secretion system contractile sheath large subunit — MSIVEEQAQAGAASASGSLLDDIMAQARITPVDEGYSVAKQGIAALVANILDSGNAAEPVNKALVDSMIVELDKKLSKQIDVILHAKELQELESSWRSLKLLVDRTDFRENIKLLVLHATKEELLEDFEFAPEISQSGFYKHVYSSGYGQFGGQPIGGVIGDYAMTQSSPDIKLMQYVSAVGAMAHAPFISSVAPTFFGVDSFTDLPSIKDLKSVFEGPAYTKWRSLRESEDGRYLGLTAPRFLARLPYDPVENPIKGFNYKEDISTDHEHYLWGNTAYLMGTALTDSFAKYRWCPNIIGPQSGGAITDLPVHVYEAMGQLQAKIPTEVLITDRREYEMAEEGFITLTMRKDSDNAAFFSANSVQKPKVFPNTKEGKEAETNYKLGTQLPYMFIINRLAHYIKVLQREQIGSWKERQDLERELNTWIKQYIADQENPPADVRSRRPLRAAQIKVLDVEGEPGWYQVTMSVRPHFKYMGANFELSLVGRLDKE, encoded by the coding sequence ATGTCAATAGTTGAAGAACAGGCCCAGGCAGGGGCTGCCAGCGCCTCCGGCTCGCTGCTTGATGACATCATGGCTCAAGCGCGTATCACCCCGGTCGATGAAGGCTACAGCGTTGCTAAACAGGGGATTGCCGCACTGGTCGCTAACATTCTTGATAGCGGTAATGCAGCAGAACCCGTGAATAAAGCGCTGGTCGATAGCATGATTGTCGAACTGGACAAAAAGCTCAGTAAGCAGATTGACGTTATTCTGCATGCTAAAGAACTTCAGGAGCTGGAATCTTCCTGGCGTTCGCTGAAACTGCTTGTCGATCGCACTGATTTCCGTGAAAACATCAAGCTGTTGGTGTTACATGCGACGAAAGAAGAGCTGTTAGAGGATTTCGAGTTCGCGCCTGAAATCTCACAGTCTGGCTTCTATAAACATGTGTACTCCAGCGGTTACGGCCAGTTCGGCGGCCAGCCTATTGGTGGCGTGATCGGTGACTATGCGATGACGCAAAGCTCACCAGACATCAAACTGATGCAGTACGTCAGCGCCGTTGGCGCGATGGCGCACGCACCATTCATCTCTTCCGTTGCGCCGACCTTCTTTGGCGTGGATAGCTTCACCGATTTGCCGTCCATCAAAGATCTGAAATCCGTTTTCGAAGGCCCGGCCTACACGAAATGGCGTTCGCTGCGTGAGTCTGAAGACGGTCGCTATCTGGGGCTGACGGCACCGCGCTTCCTGGCTCGCTTGCCTTACGACCCGGTAGAAAACCCGATTAAGGGCTTTAACTACAAAGAAGATATCAGCACCGATCACGAACACTATCTGTGGGGCAATACCGCCTACCTGATGGGAACGGCGCTGACGGACAGCTTCGCGAAATACCGCTGGTGTCCGAACATCATTGGCCCACAGAGCGGTGGCGCGATTACCGACCTGCCAGTGCATGTTTATGAAGCTATGGGCCAACTTCAGGCCAAGATTCCGACTGAAGTCCTGATCACCGATCGTCGCGAATATGAAATGGCCGAAGAGGGCTTTATCACGCTGACGATGCGTAAAGACAGCGACAACGCGGCTTTCTTCTCGGCTAACTCGGTGCAGAAGCCGAAGGTGTTCCCGAACACCAAAGAAGGCAAAGAAGCGGAAACCAACTACAAGCTGGGTACGCAGCTGCCGTACATGTTCATCATCAACCGCCTGGCGCACTACATCAAAGTGCTACAGCGTGAACAGATTGGCTCATGGAAAGAGCGTCAGGATCTGGAACGTGAGCTGAATACCTGGATTAAACAGTACATCGCCGATCAGGAAAACCCGCCGGCAGATGTCCGTAGCCGTCGTCCTCTGCGTGCTGCACAAATCAAAGTGCTCGATGTGGAAGGAGAACCAGGTTGGTATCAGGTCACCATGTCTGTGCGCCCGCACTTCAAGTACATGGGGGCAAACTTTGAGCTGTCGCTGGTAGGGCGTTTGGATAAGGAATAA
- the tssE gene encoding type VI secretion system baseplate subunit TssE codes for MPSLSAWERGNAASLFDRIRGEERRSSPETEVEALIESVKRQLDNVLNTRPGNCRSAPELGVIDFNDATQGGADIRGKIREAIRQCICRFEPRIVHVDVDASDYLSNPMEMSFQVTAHVRLEDLEQVTSFNIHMDSHRHYRMI; via the coding sequence ATGCCGTCTCTTTCTGCCTGGGAAAGGGGAAACGCGGCAAGTCTGTTTGATCGTATCCGTGGGGAGGAGCGCCGCTCCTCCCCAGAAACGGAAGTTGAAGCACTGATCGAGTCCGTTAAGCGTCAACTGGACAATGTGCTCAACACCCGGCCCGGAAATTGTCGCAGCGCACCTGAGCTTGGCGTGATTGATTTTAATGACGCGACGCAGGGTGGGGCGGACATTCGAGGGAAAATCCGGGAGGCGATCCGGCAGTGTATCTGTCGCTTTGAACCTCGAATTGTTCATGTGGATGTCGACGCATCGGACTATTTATCGAATCCGATGGAGATGTCGTTTCAGGTTACCGCGCATGTCAGATTGGAAGATCTGGAGCAGGTCACCTCTTTCAATATCCACATGGATAGCCACCGCCATTACAGAATGATCTGA